TCCTCATCGTCAATGCTACAGCGGACGCATTTTTGGACAATAACCCCAACAACAACCCGGCAATTTACTTCCCGTACCTTGGTGCGAATTCGGACAATGTAGACCATGTGCGGATGCTGGGTGACAACATCTTCGGGTTTGAGGATTTACCTGGTGGTGGCGATAAGGATTTCAATGACATCATCGTCAAAGTGAATATTGCCTAATTTCCTGGTAGGGGCGCAACGCCTTGCGCCCTTCCCTCTTTTTTCCAGATGTCTGATCAGCTCCCCGACTCCTTCAAGAAGTCGGAGATTTTGCAACCTATTGACTGGTTTAGGACTTACGCATTGACAAAAAACACAAAATATGGACTGCAAAAAACCGGAGATGTCGTAGGGGTTTAGCATTGCTAAACCCTTACAGCAATGCTAAACCCCGAAAACGCGGGTCTGTTTACCATCAAAGTAATAATTAATCAAAGCCTGAAACGACGTATTTTGGTAAAAGCATACCATGCCAAATTTGTACAGTGCGTAAGTCCTATGGTTGACTGGTTAACTGGTTTGACTGGTTGACTGGTTCACAGCCTCTAGGCTGGGAACCCATTCTGGGAGGCTCCGCCTCCAGGGTTTAGCAATGCTAAACCCCTACTTGACAAGAGGTAGAGCCTATGAGAATACATTCAGGCTAGGAACGAGACGACATAAGCCTTTGGGCTTATCTTAGTACCATTCGGACTTACGCACTGTACAAATTAGCTATTACATGCATAACGATTTGTCAAGAAAACAAGTTGTTTCTTTACGAAAACAACTTGGTTTCGTTACCAAGACAAGTAGTTTCGTTACCAAGACAAGTGCTTTCGTTACCAAGACAAGTGCTTTCGTTACCAAGACAAGTGCTTTCGTTACCAAGACAAGTGCTTTCGTTACCAAGACAAGTAGTTTCGTTACCAACACAAGTAGTTTCGTTACCAACACAAGTAGTTTCGTTACCAACACAAGTAGTTTCGTTACCAACACAAGTAGTTTCGTTACCAACACAAGTTGTTTCGTTACCAACACAAGTTCGTAGCGATGGCTGCGTCCACCCACCGCCTGTTTTTTCCTAATTTCTCTCACTGCATTATTTATCTAATTTGTCAATGCGTAAAATTTAGTAGTATATGTAACTGTACCCTGAGTAAAATCTTGTGAATGAAGCTCAATTAGTCGTGAATGAAGCTCAAATGCTCGTGAATGAAGCTCAGATACTCGTGAATGAAGCTCAATCACTCGTGAATGAAGTTCAAATACTCATGAATGAAGCTCAATCACTCGTGAACGGAGTTCAAATACTCGTGAATGAAGCTCAATCGCTCGTGAACGGAGTTCAAATACTCGCGAACGGAGTTCAGCTACTCGTGAATGAAGCTCAATCACTCGCGAACGGAGTTCAACTACTCGCGAGCGGAGTTCGACTACTCGCGAATGAAGTTAAACTACTTGCGAGCGGAGTTCAACTACTCGTGAACGGAGTTCAGCTACTTGTGAATGAAGCTCAAGTCATTTCCAGAGTTAAATATAGGACGCTCAATATCCAAAAATTATAATTTCATCCCTGATTTTTTCATAAAACCGCCTTCACCCTACTGATAAGTAAATAGAGAACTCAACAATCAGTATTTATCAAGAGGGTAATATGCGACAACTTCTTAAATCTGTAGCTACAGTTTGTGCTTTAACTCTAATTGCTAGCGCTCCGGTTTTTGTAGCAGCTAAACCTGCTAGCGCTGTACCTACAGCAGTGTTAACACAAGTGAATGAAAAGGATGCCGAATTCTATTTCAATCGCGGAAATGAGCGCTATCAAAAAGAAGATTATCAGGGCGCAATTGAGGATTTCAACAGAGCTTTGCGGATTAATCCCAATTATGCATATGCTTATGCAGCTAGGGCTGCGGCTCGTATTAAATTGGGAGACGAACAAGGAGGAATAGAAGATTTTCAGCAAGCCATGCGACTCAATCCCAAAATTGCTGCTGACATATTATTTGCTAAAGGACTTGATAGCTATCAAAAAGAAGACTATAAGGGGGCAATTAAGTATCTCAACCAAGCATTACAAATTAATCCTGACCTAGCTGAAGCCTACTTCGTCCGGGGTGGTGTTCGTTTACAATTACAAGATTATCAGGCAGCAATTCAGGATTTGAATCAAGCCCTGCGAATTAATCCTAACCTAGCTGAAGCCTACTTCGTCCGGGGTACTGCGCGTTTACAATTAGAAGATTATCAGGCAGCAATTCAAGATTTGAATCAAGCCCTGCAAATTAAACCTAACCTAGCTGAAGCCTACTTCGTCCGGGGTGCTGCGCGTTTACAATTACAAGATTATCAAGCAGCAATTCAAGATTTGAATCAAGCCCTGCGAATTAATCCTAACTATGCTGAAGCCTACTTTTACCGGGGTATTGCTAACGCTGCTTTGGAAGAAAGAGAAAAAGCCATCGCGGATTTGGAGACAGCAGCTAAACTATTTCAAAAACAAGGAAATTCACTGAACGCCAAAAACGCACTTGACATAATTAAACAAATCAGCAGTAGGGATAATTTACCTCTTGTTTAATTTGCAATTGCTTACAGCCGTAGATTATGTTGATAGTTTCTAGATGCTTGTTCTGTTTTGTTTACCAAAAGTTCATTAGGGTGGGCAATGCCCACCAAAACCTAAATGTGGTGGGCATTGCCCACCCTACAATTTTTTTCATGAAAGCTCAATAACCACTTAATTTTGAGGTGTAAAATGCTAAATAAATTCAAAGAAGCACTATTTATTTTCAAGTCAAATGCAGTTTTATTTAATGCAATAATTCTGACATTTTATTTACCAATACAGATATTAACGCATGGCTTATCATATTTACCTACTGAAGGTGTTTTTGGCATAGCATCGTTTTTAGCGTTCATTGCGTACATCTTCTCCCTACCGTGGATGTGGGTAATATGGTTGATATTATCTCTAATTGGAGAATGTGCAATCATTTATGCCTCATTTCAATTTAAACAAGGACAAACAGCTAAATATTTAGAAGCAATGTCTGCAGGAAGTCGTAAGTGGATTAATTTGTTCTTTGCTGGACTAATCGCTACGATATTGATTTTTTTGGGACTTATTTGTTTTGTGATTCCGGGAATAATTTTTCTGGTTATTTATGCGTTGATACCCCATATTATTGTCCTAGAAAGTTCTAGTATAATAGACTGCTTTGGCAGAAGCGCTAAACTAACAGTAGGAAAAAGATGGCAAATATTCTGGGTGGTAATTATCTTTGCTATAGTCTTTTTTATGTTCGGAACTCTTAGCGCCATGCTGGGACTATCAGAGTTATCAGATAATATTTTTGTTTCTGTGCCCTATAGTTATATTGTGGAATTACTTCGATCATTCTTCAGTATATTCATGTTCTTATTTTATTGGGAGGCGAGGCAAAAAGAGTTACACATCTAGGCTGGGTTGAGAAACGTAGGAGCAGCTAGGTGTAGGGGCACGGCAGTGCCGTGCCCCTACGGGTGTACCTAACTGAGCAAGAAAAAACCAGTTAGGGAATGCCAAGTAAAGCGTTGTTTATACCCTAATTGAACCACATATATTGTCAGGGCACGGCAATGCCGTGCCCCTACGCGGTGGTTATTTACGTTAAAATAGTTGTGACGCCAGATGTCTAACGGACTCGCACAAACCCAGCTTGCTCAATTAAATTTTGTCCTTCATTACTCAACAGATAATTGGCGTAAAATTCTCCGACTTTTTCATCCACCTGACCATCTTCTTTAATAATCACATACAGGTAACGAGTCATCGGATATTCATTATTTTTGACCGCTGTAAAATTCAGTTTATTATGTTGCCAAGGACATTTTTCTCCTGGTTTAACTCCAGGTGTATCTACAGCAATTTCTTTCCCCCCAGCAACCTTAATTCGTATAGTTTTAACGCTGCATTGGTTAATTACTTCAGCCGCAGACGCATAATAAATTCCCCCATTATTAGGGTTTTTTCCTACTTGCTGTAATGTTGAAGTTGTATCAGAAATCTCCTTAATATTGGCTCCAAAATTATCATCTTGTAAAACATATTTTTGGAAAACTTTAGTTGTACCACCGTCTTGGGAACGAGTGTATGGTGTAATGATAAGATCGGGACCACCCACTTGTTGCCAATTGGTGATTTGACCTGTGTAAATACCTTTGAGTTGCTCTACACTCAAGCTAGAAATATTTAAGCTGGGGTGAATCACGATAGCAATAGCATCAATTGCTATCCGAACTGGCTTAAGTTTGAAGTCTTTATCCTTAGCATTTTTGAATTCATCATCATCGACAATTCTTGAAGATTGAGCAAAAGATATGTCACCATCCAATAACATCTGGATTCCTGGTACTGAACCTCCTGATGTACCAGGTCGTTGATAATAGCTCAGTTGAAATTCAGGCCATTTCTCTTTGATCTTCTCATCTACTTTGCTTCTAATTGGTGCCCAAGATGTGCTACCACCATAGCGAAATTTACCGGAAGGAGGCGATGGGAGAATACATAACCAAACCACAACACCGCCAACACACAAACTTACTAAGCCAATTAATAGCCACGGTTTGATGTTTTTTTGTTTCTGAATGGGTGGATTTTTCGATTCTTGATCAATCACCCGTTCTGGAGGAATTTCAGGCTTTGGTGGTGGCGCTGGTGGCGGGAAAGTGAAAGGTTTGGTATTGGGTTCAATACAAATTGTGGGTAGCCACATTGCACCAGGGTATTGAGACTCAAAATGTTCTAGGCGGTTGCGTGCTTCGTGGACGGAAGTAAACAGGGAATTATTCTGGGTCAATTCTTGGAAAAAGTACCTCAAAAATTCTACCGCTACTCGGTCTGGTACGGGTTCGCGCATGACAATAATCTGAGGTAACTGCAGTTCTGCTAGTTGGTTCGCTAACCCCAAACCATCACAGGAATTAAAAATTGCTAATTGTAATCCTCGCTTAATAGCTTTCTTCAAAGCTTTTTTAAAATCTTCAATACTTAAACTATCTTGAGCGTTGAGTTCAATCCAACCTATTTGCCCGTCTTCTTGACTACCACTATGTCCGGTAAAGACGAAAATATTATAGCCTTTTTCATCCCTAAGTGTCTCCTGTAATTCTTCACGGCTAGGCTGTAAGAGATAGACTATTTCAACTCCATATTTTTCTAGTTCTTGAATGATATTTAAGTCTTTTTGAGTATTAATACCGTCACTTCTACCAACAATAACTAAAATTCTATCATTTGTACGTTTTGTATCTAGCTTGCCAGACTGTGTATTTGAGTTTTTGGGCGCACTCAGAGCAATTTCGGCTTGGGGATAGTATTTTTCAAATAAACTCCACTCTTGCCAAGGAAGGCGGCGTAAGTTGATATCTTTAACATCAATAATGAAGTTAATTTCTTCATTTAAACCATGCAATTCTTTGGCGATCGCAATTAATCCATCCCGAATTGGTCGCCATCTGCTATCCCCAACGTTAAGCCATTGATTTAAATGCTCTTTTACCCCTACAATGTATTCCCCTGGGGAATAATTTATCACCTTTTTCGGTGTCAGGCGTAATTCTGTCATGCACGATCGCACATCGTTGATTTGACGATAGGCTGACTGCCAGCCTTCGTAAGATGATGTCAACTCTGGTGGTAAACTAGGCAGAAATCCTTCAGTTTCCAGATTCTTCGCCGTCAGAATCACCAGGAATCCCTCATCGGGAGCTGGTCTGATTTTCAACTTAACTATAGCCATTGTTGTTTCCTTTTATTTAATCTTTTTAAACAACAAATTCTTCGGTTAAACAAGTCCCGTCTAATACCATTTTGACACTGAACTTTTCTTCGTGCTGACAGCTAAATTCTAGTTGTATCCAGTCATCTGCATTTCTGGCTTGTGCTTCCATACAAGGATTTCCCGCTTCATCGATAATTATCAGTTGTAAATTTGCTGGCAAATGGATAGAATCTTCACCAGGATACACTCGCAGGCGAATATCAAAAACTTCACTGGCTGTGGGGGTTAATTGCACTAACAATAGTATTTGTCTTCCTATATCAATCACTTTGGCTCGACTAATGGCTTTGGAGCGGGTTGTGGTATATCTGGTGATAAAATTACTAGCTAGTACCAACTCTGGGGATTGCCAATCGGCAGCAAATATGCCTCCAACCCATTGACGCAGATTTACCAGTAGCTTTTGTTTATGTATAATATTAATCAGGGCATCGAAAGATTGCAGTTGTGCTATTTGCAGTGTTTGTGGTGTTTCACTCATCACCATTGCTGGGGTAAATCCCAACAATTCTACAAAGTCTAAATGCTGACTAAATTGAACGCCTATATAACCAATTCTGTCAGATGTTGTCTCTGCCGGCAAAATTATCTCCGTTTCACCGGGTAACACGGGACGACATTCCAGCTTACCTACACCAGGTAAAATCAGGTCAGCAACATTAAAAATTTCTCTTAAACCACGACGCCAGCTGTCGCTTTGATTCAGCGCTGTGTCAATTTTCAGCCATTTGAGGTAACTGTGAACGGCATATACTGCTAAAGTATTGAGATAAACTTGTTTTCCCTTTTGGGGGTTATCTTGTTGGGCAGCAAATTCTGTAGCCCAAAGGTGGGCTTTTTTGGTGATGGGGACGCTTAAATGTTGTGCTTCTGTGGTTTTCATCAGAAAAATGGGTAGAAACCCCGTCCTTTTAGGACGGCTTTACATGGAATGTGGTAGAATGTGAGGCATGGAAAAAGCCTACCGCTACCGTTTTTACCCAACTGCCGAGCAAGAACAAATATTGCGCCGGACAATTGGTTGTGTGCGGTTGGTTTTTAACAAAGCTTTGGCTTCCCGAACCGAGGCTTGGTATGAAAGGCAAGAACGAGTAGACTACGTTCAAACCTCCACCATGTTGACGCAGTGGAAGAAACTCGAAGACCTGCAATTTCTCAATGAGGTTAGTTGTGTACCACTGCAACAAGGCTTGAGACATCTGCAAACAGCGTTTACGAACTTCTTTGCTGGTAGGGCAAAATACCCCAACTTCAAGAAGAAACGCAGTGGTGGCAGTGCAGAGTTTACCAAGTCGGCTTTTAGATGGAAGGACGGACAAGTATATTTGGCAAAGTGTTCTGAGCCACTGCCAATTAAATGGTCTAGGCAACTGCCAAATGGGTGCGAACCTAGTACCATCACAGTTAAACTTGAGCCTTCTGGACGCTGGTTTGTCAGTTTGCGGATTAACGATCCGACTGATGAAACCATGCAGCCAATTGATAGTGCTGTAGGGATGGATGTCGGGGTGAGTAGTCTTGTAACCCTGAGTACGGGTGAAAAAATTGCTAACCCCAAAGCGTTTAACAAACACTATCAAAAGTTGCGGAAAGCGCAAAAGTCTTTGAGCCGGAAACAAAAATCTTCTCGCAACCGAGACAAAGCAAGACTCAAGGTAGCTCGCATTCAAGCTAAAATCTCTGATTCTCGAAAAGACCATTTGCACAAACTGACAACTCGGCTGATTCGTGAAAACCAAACGATAGTGGTTGAGGATCTGGCAGTTAAGAATATGGTCAAAAATCCCCAGCTCGCCCGTGCTATCAGTGATGCTGCATGGGGTGAATTGGTGAGACAACTGGAGTACAAAGCCAAGTGGTACGGACGAACCTTGGTAAAAATTGACCGATGGTTCCCCAGTTCTAAACGCTGTCTTAATTGCGGTCACGTTGTGGAAAAATTGCCGTTGAGTATCCGAGAGTGGGATTGCCCCAACTGTGGGACGCACCACGACCGGGATATCAATGCAGCTAAAAACATTTTGGCTGCAGGACTTGCAGTTACAGTCTGTGGAGCGAACATAAGACCTGATGGGCATAAGTCTAAAGGGCAGTTGCGAAAAACCAGTAATGGAAGGAAACAGAAACCTAAGTCGTGAGTCTTAGGAATCACCGCACTTTTAGGGCGGTGAGGATGTCAAAGTTCATATCCCAAATTAATGCCAATTTCTCGTAACATCGGAAGACACTTGTTCTTCCAATGGGAGTAGAGAGTTTGGTTACTTATATTAAACTCTCTGGCAATATCAGCGATTTTATGAGGCGGTTGTTCTAAAATTAAGCGTATTGCCAATATCTGACAATGGCATTCTGGGCATTTTTTGGGAGAAATAGCTGTTAAATTGCCGTTTTCATCTTGTTCGATGTATTTTCTAATTCGGTTACTCAGAGTCTGATTTTGCTTTTCTTGGATTTTGGCAATTTTTTGCTCTAGCAAGTCTAAGGTCAGACTGGGTAATAAATCCAACCGAGTTGTTTCTTTACCTTCATCGCCCCCGATGGGTGTGTCTAAACTGATGGTATAATTACTGTCTGGGAGATGCAAATCTTTAATTCGCCATTTCAGGTAGCCATTAATCCAAGTGACTACACTTTGTTGCAAAGAAGGCGATCGCGCTTCAAATTTACAAATGTTTTTGCAGAACCATTCCCAGGTTCGATTTAAGGCGTCTAAATAGTCTTGGTGGGAAGACTTGTAGATCCCAGGGATTTGTTGAATATTGATCAGCAATCTATTTAATGCTTTCTGTCTTTCTGGACTGGGGTCAGGGTGTCTACATACCTCATTAATGAGGTTTTGAAGTTTTTCATCCACAGCGGGTTTTCTCCCGAGCTGCTATGTTTGTGATTTCCATAACTAAAAGACAGGAAGCTTTGACAATTTTAGTGTAACTGATTTTACATATTCTCTGGCAAGAGAAAAATAGCTGTTTCACAAAACGCAATTCCCAATTGCATTTTGCGAATTATTTTCACCCCAGGGCTATTTCATTCTTAAATTTTCCGCTTGATATTCAGGGCGTGATTGACGAAAAATTGGCATTTTTGAGGACTTTGTTTGGGTGCTATTGTTTGGTTTTTACCAAAAAATTCCCAACCTCCCCGACAAACTAATAATAGCAATTTGAAAAAACAATGGGACAGATAGGGTAAGGGCGCAAGGCCTTGCGCCCCTACAGATTATCAATGTGTTGCAAAGATTTTTTGAATTGGTATAATCCAATATAGTTCAGTTAAGGAAAATTGTCGTAGGGGCACGGCACGAATAAAATTGTCATTAGAAGAAAAGATTTTGGATGCCGTGCCCCTACACTGTATACCATTCGAGCCTAACTGAACTGTATTGTGGTACAATCCAATCATAAATTTTGAGGGGTTGTTCGTAGTTGCGCTACCCTGGGGGAAAGCTGGGCGAATAGCGCTCCGATAATCAAGAGCGCTAAGGACAGTGTCAATTGCTGACCGTCGTCAACTGAACTGTAAAAGTTGAACCTTCAGACAACTTACTTTTGACAGAAATAGAACCACCACTACGCCAAAGTAACTGCTGGACAATTGTCAAGCCCAATCCAGGTCCACTAGAGTCTTCTGTTATCCCTGAACGCACTCGATAAAAGCTGTCAAAGATTTTCGGGATTTCGCTTTCCGCAATACCTATACCTGTGTCGCGAAATTCCAATTGGACATTAACGCCCTGAATTCGCGCTTTTACCGACACTTGACCGCCATTGGGGGTAAATTTAATGCTGTTGTGCAGTAGATTAATCACAATCAGCTTGAGTCCTCCACTGACACATCTCACAAATGGGAGTTCAGAGGGTACAGTGTAGCCTAACATTATACCTTTTTCCTGGGCTACAGGCTGGTAGGTGCTGACTACTCCAGGCACAATATCCGAGAGACGTACTAACTCTAGGGGAGTCTCCGCCAAATTTTGCTCTAGATATACCAAATCCAATAAACCAGTAATCAGGGAACTTTGGCGATCGCACTCTCGTTTGAGCATCTGTAAATAACGTTGACGCTGGGGAGGTTTGAGAGCAGGTGAATTCAACAGCGAAAGTGCTGTTTTCATGTGCGTTAGAGGTGTACGTAACTCTTGACAGACATTTCTCAAGTATTCATCTTTGAGTACTTCTTGGTTATGCAATTTTTGATTTCGCTGCTGGAACTTGGCGAGACGCCGTGTCATAATTTGATGATTAATTTCCTCCTGTTGCTGCATTTGTTTTGCCAATAGCTGATTCATTAATGCTGGTTGTGGCGCTGTAGGGTAAATAAAATCAGCCACCGATACCATTGGAAATGATTCTGGTGTTCTAGCTTGTTTAATACCATCTAATACTCGTTCTATTATTCTGCCTTCAACCGTAGTTATCGCCAACAAAGGCGGGGTATTTTTGGGGTTTACCCTCTGGAAATTCTGGGTTTTGCGTCGTCGTTTCAACGGTCGATGAGCCAAAATTAAACTACAAAACTGGGGCGACAATACGATAAAAAAGTATTCTCGCCACAGTTGGCTATTGGGTAGTAATTGCAAGTTGATGAGATGGAAAGATGCGGGAGATACGGGAACTGAGGGAAATGAGGGAAATGAGGAAAATGAGGGAGATAGGGGAAGTATTTTCTGTCCCCTTGCTTCCTCACCTCCCCCATTCTCACCCTTGCTTCCACTCTGTGCAATTTGACAAGTATAGATGACACCAGATGAACCCATAGACGATTGATAACGCACTAATTCGGAGTGCCAAATTTTTCCTGGTGGTAGCTTCACCCATAAAGTGGCTGCTATTTGCTGTTCAATGAGTAAGTCAATTTGTGACCTTACTAGTGATAGTAGTGTAGCAGGTCTCAGACGCAATGCTTGGGGAGGGGCTGGCACACCTAAAGCCAGGCGATAAACAGACAGATCCTGAGCCAGAAAATTATTCATGAGTCAAGGAGGAAAAACTAGGCTTGATGAAGGCAGAAATAACTTGATTTTGGATTTTCATCCTTTATATTTACATTTTTAAGGAATTAAATACGTAAACAAACATGAATTATTAATTATCATTGATAAATGATAAATCAAGTCATATGTATCATTTAGCGTATATATTAACAACGATTTTGAGTTTAATCAATTGATAATTGATGATTTATTTGCGGTTTTATTTCTCGGCTTAAGTCCTGAAGGCTTGATTAATTCTATAGTAGAGACACGAGGGGTCGTATCTCTACTAAATCAAACATCTCCGTATTAACCTTGTATATTCAGTCTGGTTTGTAAAGCATCGCGTGCGTGTTCTCTGTCATCAAAGTGAATTTTCTCTGTGCCGAGAATTTGGTAATCTTCGTGACCTTTACCAGCGAGTAAGACCCCATCACCGGGTTGAGCTTGTAAAATAGCGGTACGAATTGCAGAAGCGCGATCGCCATTGACTATTGGTTGAATGGTATCAGGAATACCCGCCAAAACATCTTGCAAAATCCGTTCTGGGTCTTCAGTGCGGGGATTATCGGAAGTCACCACCGCCAGATCAGCTAATTCAGCGGCGATTTTACCCATTTTCGGGCGCTTAGTGCGATCGCGATCTCCACCACAGCCAAACACACAAATTACCTTACCAGGAATAAACGGCCGAGCTGCTTTGAGCAAATTCTCCAAACTATCTGGTGTATGGGCATAATCCACAATCACGCTAATATCTTGGTCAGGCTGAATTTGTACCCGTTCCATCCGTCCAGGAACACCGGGAAACTCACCGATAGCTGCAGCCACTAACTGCAAATCTACACCCAAATGTAACACCGCACCGACCGCCGCCAACAGATTTTCTAAATTATATTGACCAACTAGCGGCGAACGGAAAGCAACAGTCCCCCTAGGTGTATGCAAAGTACCGCTAACACCATTCGGCTGATAACTCAAATCACTCAACCACAAATCAGCGGTGGGATTGTTAACACTATAACTCCACACCCGTTCTGGACTCAAGGACGCAATTAATCGCCCACCGTAAGCATCATCAGCATTAATTATCGCCCGTCCTTGAAGATAATCAGCACTGAACAACAAAGACTTAGCCGCGAAATAATCTTCCATATCGCGGTGATAATCCAGATGGTCTTGAGTCAGATTGCTGAATACAGCCACCTCAAACTTACAACCCAAAACACGACCTTGAGCCAAAGCGTGGGAACTAACTTCCATCACACCCAACTCACAACCAGCATTGACAGCTTCGCCCAACTGCTGTTGCAATTCTACAGCAAACGGCGTCGTATGGACAGCAGTTTGCTCAAAACCAGGCCAACGAGTGTAGAGAGTTCCCATCAAAGCCGTGGGTCGATTGGCTTTGTCTAGGAGATATTCAATCAAATGAGTGGTCGTAGTCTTACCATTGGTACCAGTCACACCCACCAACTTCAGTTTTTGCCCAGGATAACCATAAAAAACACTAGCTAATTGGGCACAGACTTGAGTCATATTAGACCCAGTGACCACCATAGCCTCAGAGGTAGGCGGCTGTTTTTTTGCAGCTTCAGGAGAAATAATAGCAGCCACCGCACCCGAGGCGATCGCACTTGGCCAAAATTCTCCACCATCCACCCGCGTTCCCGGCATCCCTATAAATAAATCTCCCACACCGCAAGCATGGGAATTCGTTTTCAAGCCTGTAACTTCTGCATCGTCCCCAGCAGAATTATGAGGCACATTTTCCCAACCATCTACCGCAGCTAGTAATTCCCGCAATTTCATTTGCTGAACCTCGTGACACAATTCACTTGCGCTTATTCTGCATTATTTTTTGCTAGTTGGCTAAACACTTGCGTAGCATTTGTTCCAACTGCTGCACAGTAGCACGAGGCGAAGGACGTGGCAAAGGTTTCTCAAATACATCTGACTCTTTTTGGCTGTCCTGTGCTTCTTGACGGTTCGATAAATACAAAACCGGGACTTCATACTGATAGGCATTGTACCAATCATCACGAGTCGTAATATCCCGAAGTTCCAACTCAAACTGGAGATTTTCGATTTTTTCCAGCTTTTCCAGCAAACCCTCACACAGATGACATCCAGGCTTAGTGTATAAAATTAATCGCATTGGTTTTTCTAGGGGCGATCGCGTTTCTACAAGCCATGATAGGGGATGGGGGATTGGGGATTGGGCACAAGGCCTAGTCCCGCGATTTCAAACTCTTTGTTTAGCCGGATAAATTTTTAGATACCCCTAAATCCACACGATATGATACCAGCTGTAGGGGCACGGCATTGCCGTGCCCCCACTCGCTCCTACATGTGTCAGCGTTTTAGTGGTATTGTATAAGACTTTGAAAACACGCCCTAGATCCCCTACTTTAACTTGCAACGAGTATACAGTGTAGGGAACATCCAAAATCTTTTCTTCTAATGACAATTTTATTCGTGCCGTGCCCCTACGACAATTTTCCTTAACATCCCTGTATTGGCACTAAATCCACTTCTGAGAATCGTATTTCAGAGTGGGAAATTCCTCTGGAGAGAGAACTTTGCGAT
The Gloeotrichia echinulata CP02 DNA segment above includes these coding regions:
- a CDS encoding DICT sensory domain-containing protein translates to MNNFLAQDLSVYRLALGVPAPPQALRLRPATLLSLVRSQIDLLIEQQIAATLWVKLPPGKIWHSELVRYQSSMGSSGVIYTCQIAQSGSKGENGGGEEARGQKILPLSPSFSSFPSFPSVPVSPASFHLINLQLLPNSQLWREYFFIVLSPQFCSLILAHRPLKRRRKTQNFQRVNPKNTPPLLAITTVEGRIIERVLDGIKQARTPESFPMVSVADFIYPTAPQPALMNQLLAKQMQQQEEINHQIMTRRLAKFQQRNQKLHNQEVLKDEYLRNVCQELRTPLTHMKTALSLLNSPALKPPQRQRYLQMLKRECDRQSSLITGLLDLVYLEQNLAETPLELVRLSDIVPGVVSTYQPVAQEKGIMLGYTVPSELPFVRCVSGGLKLIVINLLHNSIKFTPNGGQVSVKARIQGVNVQLEFRDTGIGIAESEIPKIFDSFYRVRSGITEDSSGPGLGLTIVQQLLWRSGGSISVKSKLSEGSTFTVQLTTVSN
- a CDS encoding UDP-N-acetylmuramoyl-L-alanyl-D-glutamate--2,6-diaminopimelate ligase, yielding MKLRELLAAVDGWENVPHNSAGDDAEVTGLKTNSHACGVGDLFIGMPGTRVDGGEFWPSAIASGAVAAIISPEAAKKQPPTSEAMVVTGSNMTQVCAQLASVFYGYPGQKLKLVGVTGTNGKTTTTHLIEYLLDKANRPTALMGTLYTRWPGFEQTAVHTTPFAVELQQQLGEAVNAGCELGVMEVSSHALAQGRVLGCKFEVAVFSNLTQDHLDYHRDMEDYFAAKSLLFSADYLQGRAIINADDAYGGRLIASLSPERVWSYSVNNPTADLWLSDLSYQPNGVSGTLHTPRGTVAFRSPLVGQYNLENLLAAVGAVLHLGVDLQLVAAAIGEFPGVPGRMERVQIQPDQDISVIVDYAHTPDSLENLLKAARPFIPGKVICVFGCGGDRDRTKRPKMGKIAAELADLAVVTSDNPRTEDPERILQDVLAGIPDTIQPIVNGDRASAIRTAILQAQPGDGVLLAGKGHEDYQILGTEKIHFDDREHARDALQTRLNIQG
- a CDS encoding glutaredoxin family protein, translating into MRLILYTKPGCHLCEGLLEKLEKIENLQFELELRDITTRDDWYNAYQYEVPVLYLSNRQEAQDSQKESDVFEKPLPRPSPRATVQQLEQMLRKCLAN